The uncultured Subdoligranulum sp. genomic sequence CGTAGCGGCGGAACAGGGAGAAGCGCTCCCCTGCTGAGGCCCTACCGGCTGGCGCATTACCTGCTGGCAAGTTTTGCAAGCATAGCGTTTGGACGTCCAAACGCTTGTTTTGGGGATGCCCCAAACCCCGTATGCCGCCTGGCGGCCATCCGAATATGCCACTGGGAGGTGAGATCATCCGCAAACGAAACCATCAGATCGCGTTGCGGCTCAATGAACAGGAACTGCGCCATCTCGACCGCCAATCCGAACTGAGCGGTCTGTCGCGCGAAGAATACCTGCGCGCATTAATCATGGGGGCTGAACTTCATCCGCGCCCCTGCACGCATCACGCCGACCTGTTGCGCAAGGTGGCGGGCCTCTGCAACAACGCCAACCAACTGGCCCACCGCGCGAACAGCACCGGCGTGGCCGGGCAGGAAAGTGTGGACAAAATGACGGCACTGGCCGCGGAGGTCTACCGCGTCGTCAAAGAAAACTGGTGATGTCGCATGGCTTACACCTCTCTCATCCCCGTGCGCCGCCTGGACAGGGCGGTGAAATATGTGCGGGACAAAACCAAAACCACAAAGCCGAGTTCGCTGGAAGAAGCGGTGGACTACGCCCTCAACCGTGACAAGACCGAGTCCGTCTGCTTTGAGACGGGACTAAGCTGCCTGTGTGAAACGGCGTTTACCGACATGAAAGCCAATGCCCTCCGCTGGCACAAAACCGGCGGCGTACAAGGGTATCATTTGGTCCAGAGTTTTGCCGCGGGCGAGGTGATGCCGGAACTGGCCCACCAGATCGGCGTGGAACTGGCCGACCAGCTGTTGGCTGGGCGCTACCAGGCCGTGGTGACGACCCATCTCAACACCGGCCACATCCACAATCACATCGTTTGGTGCGCGGTGGCGCTGGACAACGGCCGCAAATACCACAGCAATGCCAAAAGCTATTACACCGAGGTACGCGCCAGGTCAGACGCTCTGTGCCGGCAGTATGGTTTGTCGGTGATCGAAACCGAAAGAAGCCAGCAGAGTTCACAGCCATACGCCGAATGGCAAGCGGGTCAGACAGGCCAGTCAACCTGGCGCAGCCTCATCCGGCGGGATGTGGACGATGCGATCAACCGTTCGCTGACCTGGCGGCAGTTTGTCCAGGCGATGGAGGAAAAGGGCTACACGATGCGGTTCGACCGCAAATACCCGATTTTGCAGCCGCCAGACAAAACCCGACCGGTGCGGTTCAAAACCTTGGGCAAGCGATACACCCCGCAGGCTATCCGCAACAGAATCCTGTATCCGAGATGGCGGTATCCAACGGGTCAACGAGAGCCGGTCGTCTGGTTTGGCCGCCTGCACGGAACCCACCGCAAAGCCCGCAAGCTCACCGGCCTGCGGGCTTTGTATTATCGGTATCTGTACGAACTGGGGGCGCTGCCCCGAAAGCCGCAGCGTCCCCGCTACGCTGTGCGGCAGGATATTCGCAATTTGGACAAGCGCATCCGGCAGATGGAATTTTTGTCTCGCCACGAAATCGGTACTCTGGTGCAGTTGGATACCTACCGCCAGGCACAGGAGCAGGCTGTAGATGCGCTGCTTGCCAAGCGCCGCCAACTCCACAAGGCAGCGCCGGACGATGCCGTCAAAGCGAGGTTGACACAGATCACCCAAAGCCTCAAGCCGCTGCGGCGGGACATCCGGCTCTGCCGCCAAATTGCAGAGCAATCGGTGCAGATGCAAAAACGCCTGCGGCAGCGGGAGGAATCTTGCCAAAACACAGAAAGAAATCCCGCACACGAACCCGACAGAAAAACCAACCCAACCAGATAAAAAGGAGAAACGCTTATGGATCATTATTTGGACAACCCCGACCGCTGGGCCTACCGCCGCGCGTATGCCGAGCGCAACTACCCGGTTGGCACCCGCATCCGGCTTCTTGCTATGCCGGACGACCCGAACCCCATCCCCGCGGGGACCTGCGGCACGGTGGTGGCGGTGGATGACGCCGGCCAGCTGCTCATGCAGTGGGACAATGGGCGCAGCCTGTCGCTGGTGCCCGGCGCAGACAGCTTTGAGGTGCTGGAGCGCCCCGGACACCGGGATGCCCCCGCGCGCACCGCGCACAGAAATGGAGACGCCAGATGAATTTGGGCTCTGACCCGGCCGACCAGGTCGTCCGGTATACGCTGGAAGGCACAGAGTTTGCGCTGCGCCTTTCTGGTACTGCGGCCAAAAACTTTGCCGTCTTTGTCGCCGCGGTGCTGCGCGACCAGAAAAAGACTCGCGGGAAAACCAACCTCGCAAGATTGCTGCGGGAAGGCAAGCCGCTGAAATTCTTTTCGGTCCCAGCAGACCGTATGCGTGAGTTTGCGCAGGAAGCCAAGCGCCACGGCCTGCTGTTCGTGCCGATGCGTGACCGTAACGACCCAGATCATATCGAGATCGCCATCTGGGCCGAGGATTCCGCCAAGGTGGAACGGATCATCGACCGGATGCAGCTGGATGTGGTGGAAACCGGGGAAGCCGAGATCATGTCGGATGTCACACCCGAACAGCCCGCGCCGGGGCAGGAAGCGCCCGAACGTCAGCCTGTGCAAGGCGCTGACGATGTCTCTATCCCGTTTGGATTGGACGACCCTGACGGCGACCTGGGTTTTACCCGACCGGCTCCGCTATCTGCGGAGCCGGAGGACCCGCCGTTTTCCCGCTCGACCCGGACGACCGTCCCTCGGTCCGTGCCGCCCTCCGCCAGCAAAAACAGATCGCCCAATATTTCTCCCGCGTTGTGCGCCGCGCAGGCACGGGCAAGGGGTGAGCGCCCCAGTGTGCGGGAGGAACTGCGGGGGATCAAGGCCATGCTGCACGCCACAGAGGCGATGGCGCCCAAGCCCAAAGTGCCTATCCGCATCCATCGCGGTGACCGCGCCCGCTGAGCCGGAAGTTTTCCGTTTGTTTTCATTTGGTATATAGCTATGGAAGGGGTGTTGTGGTAATGTTGAACCTGAAAAGAGTATCCCATTGCCGGGGGCATCCCGGCAGATAGGAGGCAACCATGCATCGCAGCAACATCCGCGTTATGAAGATGGACCGCAACGACCGCAGCATTTTGATGCGGGCATTGTATGCGGATTTTTGCGCCAACCGGGAGGTGGGGCTGCCCTATGGCCATCTGGCCGCGCTCATCACGAAACTGCATGAGACCCAACCCGGCAAGCTGCCGCTGGACGATGCCGAGTTCCGCCTGGCCCGCAATTCCCTTAACCATCTGCGCAATGAGCGCATCGCCGCCGGCGGATACACCGATGCCGCGGATGCCGCGCTGCTCAAACTCATCCGGGCCAAACCGCCGTTGTGGTTGTTCGGATGATCCAATGCCAACTCAATTGGAAAGCCCGGACGTCTGTCAGGGCTTTCGCTATGTCTAAACCCAGCACCAGAAAGAAAATCATCATAAAACTGCACAAACGACTGGAGGGATGCCCTTGACGTCAAATGAATTTTGGGCCATCATCGACCGCGCCCGGCAGCGCGCCGCCCCGAACAGCGAACCGGCAATGCAGGACGCGCTGTATGCGGAACTGGTGCAACTGCCGGCGCTGAAACTGTCTGCCTGGCAGGACCTGCAATACACCTATATGGACCTGGCCTGTACGCGCAAATTGTTTGGCGCGGCCGTCCTGATCAACGGCGGCAGCTCAGACGACCGCTTTCTGGATTTCACCGCCTGGCTGGTAATGCAGGGGAAAACCGTATACGAATCTGCGTTGGCCGCCCCGGACAGCCTGGCACGGTTCGATCTTCCCTTTGATGCCGCCGAGTGGGAGCTCTGCGGATACATTGCGGACCATGCGTATACCGGCAAGCGGTATCTAGCCCTGTTAGCGCCGAACGCCCCGGCAAGGCAGTTGCTTCGCCAGCGTTACCCGGATCGGACGGATATAGACGCGCAGGTCGCGCGTATTTGCAGGGACGAGGCCCTGGGCCGGCCGTTTTACCCTTCGGGCGGCGACCAGGACATCAAGGGGCTTTTGCTGCAATGGGATATCGCCCAGTGTATGATCCACAGCGGCGTCTCCCGATACAACGAGGAACTTACCCCGGATTGGCAAGCCCGCGAGGA encodes the following:
- a CDS encoding relaxase/mobilization nuclease domain-containing protein, with the protein product MAYTSLIPVRRLDRAVKYVRDKTKTTKPSSLEEAVDYALNRDKTESVCFETGLSCLCETAFTDMKANALRWHKTGGVQGYHLVQSFAAGEVMPELAHQIGVELADQLLAGRYQAVVTTHLNTGHIHNHIVWCAVALDNGRKYHSNAKSYYTEVRARSDALCRQYGLSVIETERSQQSSQPYAEWQAGQTGQSTWRSLIRRDVDDAINRSLTWRQFVQAMEEKGYTMRFDRKYPILQPPDKTRPVRFKTLGKRYTPQAIRNRILYPRWRYPTGQREPVVWFGRLHGTHRKARKLTGLRALYYRYLYELGALPRKPQRPRYAVRQDIRNLDKRIRQMEFLSRHEIGTLVQLDTYRQAQEQAVDALLAKRRQLHKAAPDDAVKARLTQITQSLKPLRRDIRLCRQIAEQSVQMQKRLRQREESCQNTERNPAHEPDRKTNPTR
- a CDS encoding DUF4240 domain-containing protein, whose protein sequence is MTSNEFWAIIDRARQRAAPNSEPAMQDALYAELVQLPALKLSAWQDLQYTYMDLACTRKLFGAAVLINGGSSDDRFLDFTAWLVMQGKTVYESALAAPDSLARFDLPFDAAEWELCGYIADHAYTGKRYLALLAPNAPARQLLRQRYPDRTDIDAQVARICRDEALGRPFYPSGGDQDIKGLLLQWDIAQCMIHSGVSRYNEELTPDWQAREELRAELAEHLTIQKGPADINLKEALPQLWQKRTEWEEAHAVQRPHPHRGWER
- the mobC gene encoding plasmid mobilization protein, translating into MRKRNHQIALRLNEQELRHLDRQSELSGLSREEYLRALIMGAELHPRPCTHHADLLRKVAGLCNNANQLAHRANSTGVAGQESVDKMTALAAEVYRVVKENW
- a CDS encoding PcfB family protein, producing MNLGSDPADQVVRYTLEGTEFALRLSGTAAKNFAVFVAAVLRDQKKTRGKTNLARLLREGKPLKFFSVPADRMREFAQEAKRHGLLFVPMRDRNDPDHIEIAIWAEDSAKVERIIDRMQLDVVETGEAEIMSDVTPEQPAPGQEAPERQPVQGADDVSIPFGLDDPDGDLGFTRPAPLSAEPEDPPFSRSTRTTVPRSVPPSASKNRSPNISPALCAAQARARGERPSVREELRGIKAMLHATEAMAPKPKVPIRIHRGDRAR
- a CDS encoding DUF4314 domain-containing protein, whose protein sequence is MDHYLDNPDRWAYRRAYAERNYPVGTRIRLLAMPDDPNPIPAGTCGTVVAVDDAGQLLMQWDNGRSLSLVPGADSFEVLERPGHRDAPARTAHRNGDAR